The stretch of DNA CATAAATTGTGAGATTCAattgactatatatatataataacagaTATACTAAATCTATTTTATGACCTTATGTGTGGAAAAACAAAGTCATCTTCCTTGCTTTCAAATTTTATACTCTGCTTGATTGATATGGAGATCAAATCCGGAAATTTGTTGCATGAAAACATTGATTCTACATATGATAAATTAGCTGAACTGAAAGCTTTTGATGAAACAAAAGCAGGTGTATTGGGTCTTGTACGACGTGGTGTGACAAAGATTCCACGCATGTTCTATTCTAAAGAATTAAACATTACTGAAAACTCTAATGGTAACACAAAGTTAAGTGTTCCCGTTATTGACCTCAAAAACAGAAACAACGATCCTGCTCTTCGTGTGGAAATTCTTAACCAAATTCGAACTGCATGTAAGGAGTGGGGATTTTTCCAAGTGATTAATCATGGAATTCCTGTTTCTGTCTTGGATGAAATGATTGATGGAACTCTTAAGTTTCATGAACAAGATGAGGATTTGAAAAAACCGTATTACTCACGTGATTTAGTAAAGAAAGGAGTTACATATTTCTCTAATATGTCCCTTTTTAGCGGAAATCCAGCTGATTGGAGAGATACACTTGATATTGTTGTTGGTCCTGAATCACTCAAATCAGATAATGTACCAGAAATATGCAGGTAAGTAAGATTTCATTCTAAATAGAGACTAGAGGTGTCAAAAAAGCCACCAA from Cicer arietinum cultivar CDC Frontier isolate Library 1 unplaced genomic scaffold, Cicar.CDCFrontier_v2.0 Ca_scaffold_5895_v2.0, whole genome shotgun sequence encodes:
- the LOC101501358 gene encoding deacetoxyvindoline 4-hydroxylase-like, which codes for MEIKSGNLLHENIDSTYDKLAELKAFDETKAGVLGLVRRGVTKIPRMFYSKELNITENSNGNTKLSVPVIDLKNRNNDPALRVEILNQIRTACKEWGFFQVINHGIPVSVLDEMIDGTLKFHEQDEDLKKPYYSRDLVKKGVTYFSNMSLFSGNPADWRDTLDIVVGPESLKSDNVPEIC